A window of Polyodon spathula isolate WHYD16114869_AA chromosome 30, ASM1765450v1, whole genome shotgun sequence contains these coding sequences:
- the LOC121302654 gene encoding deuterosome assembly protein 1-like produces MDKSNKATVQKYEEQLNGLQSELDKLKSSYEKLQRHHIRHARESSKETEEDSLFETSKLNGKLEKFRAKAKEWEKQRAVYQTELTSLESHRRILADKCELFQQTCLNYQSQLSNRVELQEEAEQQRQCEVRELRSELETAQKTLLSNEVTIDQLRNDVQELTSRRREQAEETQRLLQDLRQSHTQRQKVEEELSELRQELHTRDDLQKAADLEEKKLRREGAKLRERLTKQMSAIR; encoded by the exons ATGGACAAGTCTAATAAAGCGACTGTGCAGAAGTATGAAGAGCAGCTCAATGGGCTTCAGTCTGAG CTTGacaaactgaagagcagctacgAAAAACTGCAGCGGCACCATATAAGACATGCGAGAGAGAGCAGCAAGGAAACAGAGGAGGATTCTCTCTTTGAAACTAGCAAGCTGAACGGAAAGCTTGAG AAATTCAGGGCTAAAGCAAAAGAATGGGAAAAGCAGAGAGCCGTATATCAGACCGAGCTGACCTCACTGGAGTCCCATCGAAGAATCCTGGCAGACAAATGTGAACTTTTTCAG caaactTGTCTGAACTACCAGAGCCAGCTGTCCAATCGGGTGGAGCTACAGGAAGAGGCAGAGCAGCAGCGGCAGTGTGAGGTCAGGGAGCTGAGGAGCGAGTTGGAGACGGCTCAGAAAACCTTGTTGAGCAATGAGGTCACAATCGACCAACTGAGAAACGATGTGCAGGAGCTGACCTCCAGGAGGAGAGAGCAAGCCGAGGAGACACAGCGCCTCCTGCAGGACCTGCGgcagtcacacacacagcgcCAG AAAGTGGAGGAGGAGCTCTCAGAGCTGAGGCAGGAGCTACACACGCGAGACGACCTCCAGAAGGCTGCCGACCTGGAGGAGAAGAAGCTGAGGAGGGAGGGGGCAAAACTCAGGGAACGGCTCACCAAGCAGATGAGCGCCATCAGGTAA